The following DNA comes from Anaerosoma tenue.
GATCGAGGCTGGCGCACGAAGAGGATGCGCAAGGCCCTGGCGGCTGTGGTGTACACGGTGCTCGGCCGGGGGCTCGTGGCGTCGGCCAGGCTCGACGACCGGGTACGGCGCGAGGTCCGTACCTGGCCTGACGGTACGGTGGTGACGCTGCGCATCGCACCGTTCGGCCCGCAGACCTCCTGGCGGGTCTCCGGGGGCACGCTTGAGCACCTCGGCGGCGGAGACGCACGCGCCGATCTGTTGGTCACGTTCAAGAGCGTGGATGACGCGATCCCGCTGCTTCTCGGCATGCAGGGCGTTCTCGCCGCCTTCGCGGAGCATCGCGCGACGGTCCGCGGCGACCTTGCCGTGGCCATGTCGCTCGTACGCTGCCTGCACATCGTGGAGGGCTATCTCTTCCCCGACATCGTGACCAGGCGCATCCTCCCGCATCCGGCGGAGCGTCGCGCCGGTCACCTGCGGGCGTATGGCGCGCTCGTGCATCGGACCGCCGCACTGGAAGGAGCCACGTCGTGATCCCCGACTACTACGAGTTCTGCAACTCGGCCAAGATCGTCTCGGGCACGAAGGCGATCGAGCACATCGGGTACGAGCTCGCCTCTCTCGGCGCGAGCAGGCCGCTCGTGCTCACCAACAAGCAGCTGCGCGACCTCAAGGTGGCCACCGTGGTGCTCGATGCGCTCAAGGACACCGAGGCCGAGGTGGTCGCGGTCTACGACGACGTCCCAGTGGACAGCTCTGTGGTCGTGGTCAACGACGTCGCGCGTGTGTACCGGGAGACGGGCGCGGACGCGATCGTGGCCGTGGGGGGCGGATCGGTTCTGGACACCGCCAAGGGCGCGACCATCGTGCTCACGCATGGCGCCGAGGACCTCATGGAGTACCGGGGCGCCGAGAGTCTGATGGGGCGCCGCGCCGTGGCGTTCATCGCGATCCCCACGACGGCCGGGACCGGCTCCGAGGTCACGTCAGCGGCGGTCATCAAGGACACGGAGCGCCACGTGAAGATGGGGTTCACTTCGCTCTCGCTGCTGCCGGATGTGGCGATCCTCGACCCGCGCATGACGGTGGGGTTGCCGCCGCGCCTGACCGCCTCAACGGCCATGGATGCGCTCACGCACGCGGTCGAATCGTTCAGCTGCGTGCAGGCCAACCCGCTCTCCGACTGCTACGCGCGCGCCGCGATCGATCTCATACGCGAGTATCTGCCCACGGTGATGGCCGATCCCAAGGACCGGGGCGCGCGGCTCGCGCTTGCCAACGCCGCGCTCCTGGCGGGAGCGGCGTTCAGCAACGCGATGGTGGGCATCGTGCACGCGATGGGCCACGCGACCGGGGGCGTGGCCGACGTGCCGCACGGGGATGCGATGGCGATCCTGCTTCCACACGGCATGACGTACAACCTGGACGCGGCAGGCGACCGGTACGGTGAGCTGCTCATGAATCTCGCCGGCGCCGAAGCCTACGCGTCCACCCCCCGCGATGAGCGCCCGGCGGCGGCGGTCGAAGCCGTACGTTCGATGATGCGCACGCTTCACGAGCAGGCGGGCCTTCCGCTCACGCTCGGTGAGGCGGGCGTGCTGCCCGAGCACGTCTCGGAGATCGCAACGGCCGCGCTCAACGACGGCGCGATGTCGATGAACCCGAAGCAGCCCACCTATGAGGAGCTCACCACCATCCTGAAGGACGCACTGTGAGCGCCGCCGCCGAGGCGGCTTCCGGGACATACGGCTGGATGGGGCGCGTGCTGCGGGTCGACCTCGCCACTCGCGAGGTGAACGACTATCCCTGGACCGCCGACAACCGGCGCACGTGGGTGGGTGGCAAGGTGATGGCGGCGCGCATCCTCGGCGACATGTTGCCTACCGGCACGGATCCCCTTGGCGCCGATAACGCGGTCGTGATCGCCACCGGTCCGCTCACCGGTACCGGAGCGCCCTCGAGCGCACGCTTCGATATCTCGGCCATCTCTCCGATGACCGGGCTGATCGCCTCATCCAACTCCGGGGGGCCGTTCGGGACATACCTCAAGCGGGCGGGCTATGACGCTCTCGTGCTCGCGGGAGCCTCGGTCGAGCCGGTGTGGCTCGAGGTGAACGAGG
Coding sequences within:
- a CDS encoding iron-containing alcohol dehydrogenase, producing the protein MIPDYYEFCNSAKIVSGTKAIEHIGYELASLGASRPLVLTNKQLRDLKVATVVLDALKDTEAEVVAVYDDVPVDSSVVVVNDVARVYRETGADAIVAVGGGSVLDTAKGATIVLTHGAEDLMEYRGAESLMGRRAVAFIAIPTTAGTGSEVTSAAVIKDTERHVKMGFTSLSLLPDVAILDPRMTVGLPPRLTASTAMDALTHAVESFSCVQANPLSDCYARAAIDLIREYLPTVMADPKDRGARLALANAALLAGAAFSNAMVGIVHAMGHATGGVADVPHGDAMAILLPHGMTYNLDAAGDRYGELLMNLAGAEAYASTPRDERPAAAVEAVRSMMRTLHEQAGLPLTLGEAGVLPEHVSEIATAALNDGAMSMNPKQPTYEELTTILKDAL